One part of the Methylobacterium mesophilicum SR1.6/6 genome encodes these proteins:
- a CDS encoding NADPH:quinone oxidoreductase family protein: MRALLCTRLDGPEHLEIAERPDPVPGPGQALVRIRLAALNFFDTLIVAGRYQVKPPLPFSPGGEGVGVVEALGEGSSGVAVGDRVIVHAGHGCCAELIAVDARKLTPVPDAVPDEQAAGLTITYGTSLHALANRARLQPGEWLAVLGASGGVGLAAVELGRLIGARVIACASSEEKLAVARAHGAEATLVYDPATLKDELRAISGGGVDVVYDAVGDAYAEPALRALGWRGRYLVIGFAAGAIPRLPLNLMLLKELDVQGVHWGAFLDREPEAHQADQRQLLGWVAEGELTAKVHGVYPLTEFPEAFGLLTRRAAVGKVLLRP; this comes from the coding sequence ATGCGGGCGCTGCTGTGCACGAGGCTCGACGGGCCGGAGCATCTGGAGATCGCCGAGCGCCCCGACCCGGTGCCCGGCCCTGGGCAGGCCCTGGTGCGGATCCGGCTCGCGGCGCTGAACTTCTTCGATACGCTCATCGTCGCCGGCCGCTATCAGGTGAAGCCGCCGCTGCCGTTCTCCCCCGGCGGAGAGGGCGTCGGCGTGGTGGAAGCCCTGGGCGAGGGAAGCTCGGGCGTCGCGGTGGGCGACCGGGTGATCGTCCATGCTGGGCACGGCTGCTGCGCGGAACTGATCGCCGTCGATGCCAGGAAGCTCACGCCCGTTCCGGACGCCGTTCCGGACGAGCAGGCGGCTGGGCTCACCATCACGTATGGGACGTCGCTCCACGCGCTCGCGAACCGGGCGCGGCTGCAGCCTGGTGAGTGGCTCGCGGTCCTCGGCGCCTCCGGCGGCGTCGGCCTCGCCGCGGTGGAACTCGGCCGGCTGATCGGCGCGCGGGTGATCGCCTGCGCCTCCTCGGAGGAGAAGCTCGCGGTCGCCCGCGCCCACGGGGCCGAGGCGACGCTGGTCTACGACCCCGCGACGCTCAAGGACGAGCTGCGCGCAATCAGCGGCGGCGGGGTGGACGTGGTCTACGACGCGGTCGGGGACGCCTACGCGGAGCCGGCCCTGCGGGCGCTCGGCTGGCGCGGGCGCTACCTCGTGATCGGATTCGCCGCCGGCGCGATCCCGCGGCTGCCCCTGAACCTGATGCTCCTCAAGGAACTCGACGTGCAGGGCGTCCACTGGGGCGCCTTTCTGGACCGCGAGCCGGAGGCGCATCAGGCCGACCAGCGCCAGCTCCTCGGCTGGGTGGCGGAGGGCGAGCTCACCGCGAAGGTTCATGGAGTCTATCCGCTGACCGAGTTCCCCGAGGCCTTCGGCCTGCTGACCCGCAGGGCCGCGGTGGGGAAGGTGTTGCTGCGACCCTGA